One genomic region from Artemia franciscana chromosome 17, ASM3288406v1, whole genome shotgun sequence encodes:
- the LOC136037727 gene encoding transcription initiation factor IIB-like, with protein MDKLIQSNDVNCPYHPQAYLIEDSHAGDSLCSECALVVGERTIDVGSEWRSFSNEKSSTGPSRVGGPENLLFEGRGLSTMIGPAGPGSFGKLDYAKYNISQISSSDRALKTALKSLEEMADKLHLPSTIVHEAGSLFKRFHGGKSLKGRSNNAIASACLYIAFRQEGNPRTFKELCAVSSVSVKEIKRESKRILSNLSITLNLITPGDFITRFCNNLGLPYSVQTSAHHIAEKAMELDIVPGRSPISVAAAAIYMASQASNNPCSRKVIGDVVGTTEATIQQTYRLMMTWAPFLFPKNFKFSVPV; from the coding sequence atgGATAAGCTAATTCAATCCAACGATGTTAACTGTCCTTATCACCCCCAAGCATATTTGATTGAAGATTCTCACGCAGGTGATAGCTTGTGCTCGGAATGTGCGCTGGTGGTAGGTGAAAGGACTATTGATGTTGGGAGTGAATGGAGAAGTTTTAGCAATGAGAAAAGCAGTACAGGTCCATCTCGTGTTGGTGGTCCGGAGAATCTTCTTTTTGAAGGCCGTGGCCTGTCCACAATGATTGGCCCTGCTGGTCCCGGCTCGTTTGGTAAATTAGATTATGCAAAATATAATATCAGCCAGATAAGTAGCTCCGATCGAGCTTTGAAGACCGCTCTAAAGAGCCTTGAGGAAATGGCTGATAAACTCCATTTACCAAGCACTATTGTGCATGAAGCTGGTAGCCTTTTTAAAAGGTTTCATGGTGGAAAATCATTAAAAGGAAGGTCCAATAATGCTATTGCTTCGGCTTGTTTATACATTGCCTTTCGACAAGAAGGGAACCCACGGACTTTTAAAGAATTATGTGCTGTTTCAAGCGTTAGTGTAAAAGAAATCAAACGAGAGTCTAAGCGGATTCTAAGCAATCTATCGATCACTCTCAATTTGATTACTCCCGGGGACTTTATAACACGGTTTTGTAACAACCTTGGTTTGCCCTACTCGGTTCAGACATCTGCTCATCATATTGCTGAAAAAGCTATGGAGTTAGATATTGTGCCAGGACGATCACCGATATCTGTTGCTGCAGCTGCTATTTACATGGCGTCTCAGGCTTCTAATAATCCATGCTCTCGGAAGGTCATTGGTGATGTTGTTGGTACCACTGAGGCTACAATCCAACAGACTTATCGACTTATGATGACATGGGCTCCGTTTCTATTtcctaaaaacttcaaattttcagTTCCAGTTTAA